In Actinoplanes sp. NBC_00393, a single genomic region encodes these proteins:
- a CDS encoding sensor histidine kinase: protein MGVRLRFTLLYGVLFLISGAGLLLIMGVFSFSKTQSVPVGTATSATEQIARLQQQLDDAAAVQARQLLAGALVAMAVMLVVSLVLGRAAAGRVLRPLRTITAATRRITADNLHSRLAVAGPADEVKALADTIDDLLGRLDEAFQAQRRFVADASHELRTPLATMRAAVDVAEAKPAPPAEVGRLAGRLRTELDQLERLLEGLLVLARAQHGALDDRTPVAVRSLIPAGVPVEGGDFVTVGNPVLLGRMVSNVVDNAVRHNEPGGWMRVTLEPGTIVVENDGPVLDPGQVATLGRPFRRLGADRTGSGTGLGLAIASAVASAHGGSLSLQARPEGGLRVEIRLP, encoded by the coding sequence ATGGGCGTCCGGCTGCGTTTCACCCTCCTGTACGGCGTGCTGTTCCTGATCTCCGGCGCCGGCCTGCTCCTGATCATGGGCGTGTTCAGTTTCAGCAAGACCCAGTCCGTTCCGGTCGGGACGGCCACGTCGGCGACCGAGCAGATCGCCCGGCTGCAGCAGCAACTCGACGACGCGGCCGCCGTACAGGCCCGGCAGCTGCTCGCCGGGGCGCTGGTGGCGATGGCCGTGATGCTGGTGGTGTCGCTGGTGCTGGGCCGGGCCGCGGCCGGCCGGGTGCTGCGGCCGCTGCGCACGATCACCGCCGCCACCCGGCGTATCACCGCCGACAACCTGCACTCGCGGCTGGCCGTCGCCGGGCCCGCCGACGAGGTGAAGGCGCTCGCCGACACCATCGACGACCTGCTCGGCCGCCTCGACGAGGCGTTCCAGGCGCAGCGGCGCTTCGTCGCGGACGCCTCGCACGAGCTGCGGACCCCGCTGGCGACGATGCGCGCCGCCGTCGACGTGGCCGAGGCCAAACCCGCCCCGCCGGCCGAGGTCGGCAGGCTCGCCGGCCGCCTGCGCACCGAACTCGACCAGCTCGAACGCCTCCTCGAGGGCCTGCTCGTACTGGCCCGCGCGCAGCACGGCGCCCTCGACGACCGGACCCCGGTGGCGGTGCGCTCGCTGATCCCGGCCGGTGTGCCGGTCGAGGGCGGCGATTTCGTCACCGTCGGCAACCCGGTGCTGCTCGGGCGGATGGTGTCCAACGTCGTCGACAACGCGGTCCGGCACAACGAGCCGGGCGGCTGGATGCGGGTCACCCTGGAGCCCGGCACGATCGTCGTCGAGAACGACGGCCCGGTCCTGGATCCCGGGCAGGTCGCCACCCTCGGGCGTCCGTTCCGCCGGCTCGGCGCCGACCGCACCGGCTCGGGCACCGGGCTGGGCCTGGCGATCGCCTCCGCGGTGGCGTCGGCGCACGGCGGGTCGCTGAGCTTGCAGGCCCGTCCCGAGGGCGGGCTGCGGGTGGAGATCCGGCTGCCGTGA
- a CDS encoding response regulator transcription factor — translation MRVLVVEDAAALADVVAEGLRDQGMAVDVALDGLAAAGKLDVNSYDVVVLDRDLPGLSGDALCEMITGRAQRPMVLMLTAAGSADDRVRGLTLGADDYLAKPFHFPELILRVRSLARRRPGAQPRTLTCGALELDPIRRTAARSGTPLSLSVKEFAVLEALMRAAPGYLSSEALLEQVWDENADPFTNTVTVTVGRLRRKLGDPPAIVTLPGVGYRIA, via the coding sequence GTGAGAGTGCTCGTGGTGGAGGACGCGGCCGCGCTCGCCGACGTGGTCGCCGAGGGCCTGCGCGATCAGGGCATGGCCGTGGACGTCGCCCTCGACGGGCTGGCCGCGGCGGGGAAACTCGACGTGAACAGCTACGACGTGGTCGTGCTCGACCGGGACCTGCCCGGTCTGAGCGGCGACGCCCTCTGCGAGATGATCACCGGCCGGGCGCAACGGCCCATGGTGCTGATGCTGACCGCGGCCGGCTCCGCCGACGACCGGGTCCGCGGCCTCACCCTCGGCGCCGACGACTACCTGGCCAAACCGTTCCATTTCCCGGAGCTGATCCTGCGGGTGCGCTCGCTGGCCCGCCGGCGGCCGGGTGCCCAGCCCCGCACGCTCACCTGCGGCGCCCTGGAGCTGGATCCGATCCGGCGCACCGCTGCCCGCTCCGGCACTCCGCTGAGCCTGTCGGTCAAGGAGTTCGCCGTGCTGGAGGCACTGATGCGGGCCGCGCCCGGCTACCTGAGCAGCGAGGCCCTGCTCGAGCAGGTGTGGGACGAGAACGCCGACCCGTTCACCAACACGGTCACCGTGACGGTGGGCCGGCTGCGCCGCAAACTCGGCGACCCGCCGGCGATCGTCACCCTGCCCGGCGTCGGCTACCGGATCGCCTGA
- a CDS encoding putative bifunctional diguanylate cyclase/phosphodiesterase — protein MRVLALAAALAVVAVLGQVAWLVLGPPVTGADLWLLATLALLFALAERFTVTFPVRRGAHTMSLSEIPLILALIMIHPVLLVPVRLAGSLAGLLVFRGQRGSKLVFNTALYLAVTTVAGAVFHLVRGGGDPYGPLGWAGAYAATFAADLVAIVAITAVIAVHDDSQEWRRLLTADVKQLFQLPLVAVTTTLALVTALLVREHWYAALLLGVLAFAAHRAFRQYAQQTRTHQQVEDLYRFTRSLDGLADAGEVTRTVLDQVRDLVRAEQAALVVPGDDGAPVRMRLHGRDRFELEPAETGEQWWQPACSGTPVLLPDSLAVPLRLGDATGVLLAAGCMPDTPYFTGEHLHLLQTMSSHAGVALSEVRLLERLQHTASHDPLTGLPNRQLLLADLQQAIDTAAGGVTGVLLLNLDRFKDVNDGLGHDIGDDLLRRIGSRLQDHFGGHGTVSRIGGDEFALLVRDGGGEQEILARAEDVRRTVEVPIRVGDLDLAAQVSIGVCIAPQHGADANRLLRRADLAMNAAKQTRCGIRLYRAEDDRDTARRLTLMTGLRAAVEAGALTVVYQPKVDPRTGAVLGAEALTRWQHDGQPVPPDEFIPLAERGGLIRPLTHQVLDTALADCAGWRAAGYDLSVAVNLSPNTLSEPDLAETVEQALRRHGVPGPALTLEITENGFMADPANAQRTLDALHVLGVKLSIDDFGTGHSSLGRLAYLPIHEVKIDKSFVRHIVTDRNRRAVTDAALQLARALDLTVVAEGVEEQPELDYLRRHGCHAVQGYLISRPLPPAAFTAWLTAHATPRVLTGQAIR, from the coding sequence GTGCGTGTCCTCGCCCTCGCGGCGGCACTGGCCGTGGTCGCCGTGCTCGGGCAGGTGGCGTGGCTGGTCCTCGGCCCGCCGGTGACCGGCGCCGACCTGTGGCTGCTGGCCACCCTGGCGCTGCTGTTCGCGCTGGCGGAGCGGTTCACCGTCACGTTCCCGGTGCGGCGCGGCGCGCACACGATGAGCCTGAGCGAGATCCCGCTCATCCTGGCCCTGATCATGATCCATCCGGTGCTGCTGGTGCCGGTCCGGCTGGCCGGCTCGCTTGCCGGGCTGCTCGTGTTCCGCGGCCAGCGTGGCAGCAAGCTGGTCTTCAACACGGCGCTGTACCTGGCCGTGACCACCGTCGCCGGTGCGGTGTTCCACCTGGTCCGCGGCGGCGGTGACCCGTACGGGCCGCTGGGCTGGGCGGGCGCGTACGCGGCCACGTTCGCCGCCGACCTGGTGGCGATCGTGGCGATCACCGCGGTGATCGCCGTGCACGACGACAGCCAGGAGTGGCGCCGGCTGCTCACCGCGGACGTCAAGCAGCTGTTCCAGCTGCCCCTGGTCGCGGTCACCACGACGCTCGCGCTGGTCACCGCCCTTCTGGTCCGCGAACACTGGTACGCCGCGCTGCTGCTGGGCGTGCTCGCCTTCGCCGCACACCGGGCGTTCCGTCAGTACGCCCAGCAGACCCGCACCCATCAGCAGGTGGAGGACCTCTACCGGTTCACCCGCTCGCTGGACGGGCTGGCCGACGCCGGCGAGGTGACCCGTACCGTGCTGGACCAGGTCCGGGACCTGGTGCGGGCGGAGCAGGCCGCGCTGGTGGTGCCCGGCGACGACGGCGCGCCGGTGCGGATGCGCCTGCACGGCCGCGACCGGTTCGAGCTGGAACCGGCCGAGACCGGCGAGCAGTGGTGGCAGCCCGCCTGCTCGGGCACTCCGGTGCTGCTGCCGGACTCGCTCGCCGTGCCGCTGCGCCTCGGCGACGCCACCGGCGTGCTGCTGGCCGCCGGCTGCATGCCGGACACGCCGTACTTCACCGGTGAACACCTGCACCTGCTGCAGACGATGTCCTCGCACGCCGGGGTGGCCCTGTCCGAGGTGCGGCTGCTAGAACGCCTGCAGCACACCGCCTCGCACGACCCGCTGACCGGGCTGCCGAACCGGCAGCTGCTGCTCGCCGACCTGCAGCAGGCCATCGACACCGCCGCCGGTGGGGTGACCGGGGTGCTGCTGCTGAACCTGGACCGCTTCAAGGACGTCAACGACGGCCTGGGCCATGACATCGGCGACGACCTGCTGCGCCGCATCGGCTCCCGGCTGCAGGACCACTTCGGCGGGCACGGAACGGTGTCGCGCATCGGCGGGGACGAGTTCGCCCTGCTGGTCCGCGACGGCGGCGGGGAGCAGGAGATCCTGGCTCGGGCCGAGGACGTACGCCGTACCGTCGAAGTGCCGATCCGCGTCGGTGACCTCGACCTGGCCGCGCAGGTCAGCATCGGGGTGTGTATCGCGCCGCAGCACGGCGCCGACGCCAACCGGCTGCTGCGCCGTGCCGACCTGGCCATGAACGCCGCCAAGCAGACGCGCTGCGGGATCCGCCTCTACCGGGCCGAGGACGACCGGGACACCGCACGCCGGCTCACCCTGATGACCGGGCTGCGCGCGGCGGTCGAGGCCGGCGCGCTCACCGTCGTCTACCAGCCCAAGGTCGACCCGCGGACCGGCGCGGTGCTCGGTGCGGAGGCGCTGACCCGCTGGCAGCACGACGGGCAGCCGGTGCCGCCGGACGAGTTCATCCCGCTCGCCGAACGCGGCGGGCTGATCCGGCCGCTGACCCACCAGGTGCTGGACACCGCGCTCGCCGACTGCGCCGGCTGGCGGGCCGCCGGCTACGACCTGTCGGTGGCGGTCAACCTGTCGCCGAACACCCTGTCCGAGCCGGACCTGGCCGAGACGGTCGAGCAGGCGCTGCGCCGGCACGGGGTGCCCGGGCCCGCCCTGACCCTGGAGATCACCGAGAACGGTTTCATGGCCGACCCGGCCAACGCCCAGCGCACCCTCGACGCGCTGCACGTGCTCGGCGTGAAACTGTCGATCGACGACTTCGGCACCGGGCACTCGTCGCTGGGGCGCCTGGCGTACCTGCCGATCCACGAAGTGAAGATCGACAAGAGTTTCGTGCGGCACATCGTGACCGACCGCAACCGGCGCGCGGTCACCGACGCCGCCCTGCAACTCGCCCGCGCGCTGGACCTGACCGTGGTCGCCGAAGGCGTCGAGGAACAGCCGGAACTGGACTACCTGCGCCGGCACGGCTGCCACGCCGTGCAGGGCTATCTCATCTCGCGGCCGCTGCCGCCCGCGGCGTTCACCGCATGGCTGACCGCCCATGCCACCCCGCGGGTGCTGACCGGTCAGGCGATCCGGTAG
- a CDS encoding S8 family serine peptidase yields MVGTGPLAGLMAALLVVGPLGAGPARAEAPVELAGAKWLDDGGKNAAVQAVKKAAGGKVKNGKVDTASLTGAGIGVALIDSGVAPVAGLDQPGKVINGPDLSFESQTPGLAHLDTYGHGTHMAGIIAGSDPAAGFEGVAPGAHLISLKTAAADGAVDVSQVIAAIDWVVAHRNDPGLNIRVLNLSFGTDSIQPALVDPLSYAVEAAWKKGIVVVSSVGNDGAGATRVTMPAANPYVLAVGAADPNGTDDRGDDTVATFSNRGSVTRHADLLAAGRSLVSLRVPGSYIDSEYPAARVGERFFRGSGTSQAAAVVSGSVALLLQQRPGLTPDQVKQLLMQTADPLTGADPVAAGAGQLDIAEAAALKLPGNAAQTWPAATGLGSLELSRGSAHLVDDATGTVLVGERDIFGKAWVPATWTAVARNGKAWTGGTWNGSGWTGQGFTGTSWTVVTWTGRSWAGRSWTGSAWSGRSWTAGAWTGRSWTSGTWAGRSWTGRSWT; encoded by the coding sequence ATGGTGGGAACCGGTCCGTTGGCCGGCTTGATGGCCGCGTTGCTCGTGGTGGGCCCGCTCGGCGCCGGTCCGGCGCGGGCGGAGGCTCCGGTCGAGTTGGCCGGCGCGAAGTGGCTCGACGACGGCGGCAAGAACGCCGCCGTGCAGGCGGTGAAGAAGGCCGCCGGTGGCAAGGTCAAGAACGGCAAGGTCGACACGGCGTCGCTGACCGGCGCCGGCATCGGGGTCGCGCTGATCGACTCGGGGGTGGCGCCGGTCGCCGGGCTCGACCAGCCCGGGAAGGTGATCAACGGCCCGGACCTGTCGTTCGAGTCGCAGACGCCGGGCCTGGCGCACCTGGACACGTACGGGCACGGCACGCACATGGCCGGGATCATCGCCGGCTCGGACCCGGCCGCCGGTTTCGAAGGGGTCGCCCCGGGCGCCCACCTGATCAGCCTCAAGACGGCGGCGGCCGACGGCGCGGTCGACGTGTCGCAGGTGATCGCGGCCATCGACTGGGTGGTGGCGCACCGCAACGACCCGGGCCTGAACATCCGGGTGCTGAACCTGTCGTTCGGCACCGACTCGATCCAGCCCGCCCTGGTCGACCCGCTGTCATACGCCGTGGAGGCGGCCTGGAAGAAGGGCATCGTGGTGGTGTCCAGCGTCGGCAACGACGGCGCCGGCGCGACCCGGGTGACGATGCCGGCGGCGAACCCGTACGTGCTGGCCGTCGGCGCGGCCGACCCGAACGGCACGGATGACCGCGGCGACGACACGGTGGCCACGTTCAGCAACCGGGGCAGCGTGACGCGGCACGCCGATCTGCTCGCCGCTGGCCGGTCGCTGGTGTCGTTGCGGGTGCCGGGGTCGTACATCGACAGCGAGTACCCGGCGGCGCGGGTGGGCGAGCGGTTCTTCCGCGGCAGCGGCACGTCGCAGGCCGCCGCGGTGGTGTCCGGCTCGGTGGCCCTGCTGCTGCAGCAACGGCCGGGGCTGACCCCGGACCAGGTCAAGCAGCTGCTGATGCAGACCGCCGACCCGCTGACCGGGGCGGATCCGGTCGCGGCCGGCGCGGGGCAGCTGGACATCGCCGAGGCGGCGGCCCTGAAGCTGCCCGGCAACGCGGCGCAGACCTGGCCGGCGGCCACCGGGCTCGGCTCGCTGGAGCTGTCGCGCGGCAGCGCCCACCTGGTCGACGACGCCACCGGCACGGTGCTGGTAGGGGAGCGGGACATCTTCGGCAAGGCCTGGGTGCCGGCGACGTGGACGGCGGTGGCCCGCAACGGCAAGGCGTGGACCGGCGGGACGTGGAACGGCAGCGGGTGGACCGGTCAGGGCTTCACCGGCACGTCTTGGACGGTGGTGACGTGGACCGGCAGGTCCTGGGCCGGGCGCAGCTGGACCGGCTCGGCCTGGTCCGGGCGCAGCTGGACCGCCGGCGCCTGGACCGGCCGCTCGTGGACGTCCGGCACGTGGGCCGGCCGGTCCTGGACGGGCCGCAGCTGGACGTGA
- a CDS encoding heavy metal translocating P-type ATPase, whose amino-acid sequence MVEVHEHSHAHGHPGHDKHAGHDPEAFRRRFWLSLALTVPIIATSDMIMEWFGYTLDFPGMAWAGPVLGTVVFVYGGRPFLAGAVSEVRDRAPGMMLLISMAITVAYTASLATSLGLFDLDFWWELAALVTIMLLGHWQEMKAIGQARGALSALAALLPDDAERITGGGAVARVPVADLMVGDTVLVRSGGRVPADGRIIEGTAELDESMITGESRPVPRGDGDRVVAGTVATDSAIRVRVDAVGENTALAGIGRLVAQAQAAGGRAQVLADRFAAMLFYIATGAALLTFLTWWALGDLDQSVVRTVTVLVIACPHALGLAIPLVIALSTALSAKAGILVKDRLALERMRTVDAVLFDKTGTLTKGAHTVTGVAAADGHGDDDVLRIAGAVEADSEHPLARALTAVAHERGLHASATGFRSLTGRGVQATVGGHPYAVGGPALLRELGVTVPAELEKTAGQWSRRGAAVLHLVRLSDTTVIAVFALEDEVRPEARQAIEQLRRTGIRKIVMITGDARPVAEAVAAGLGFRPGVDEVFAEVLPADKDRAVAGLQARGLRVAMVGDGVNDAPALARADVGLAIGAGTDVAIESAGVVLASSDPRAVTGVIRLSKASYRKMVQNLAWAAGYNIVAIPLAAGVLAWAGLTLSPAIGAVLMSASTIVVALNAQLLRRVRLTPQDSPAETLRSGGRRPMPSDASR is encoded by the coding sequence GTGGTCGAAGTGCACGAACACAGCCACGCGCATGGGCATCCGGGCCACGACAAGCACGCCGGGCACGACCCCGAGGCGTTCCGCCGCAGGTTCTGGCTGAGCCTCGCGCTGACCGTCCCGATCATCGCGACCAGTGACATGATCATGGAGTGGTTCGGCTACACCCTGGACTTCCCGGGGATGGCCTGGGCCGGGCCGGTGCTGGGCACGGTGGTGTTCGTCTACGGCGGCCGGCCGTTCCTGGCCGGCGCGGTCAGCGAGGTTCGCGACCGGGCGCCGGGGATGATGCTGCTGATCTCGATGGCGATCACCGTGGCGTACACGGCGTCGCTCGCCACCAGCCTGGGCCTGTTCGACCTGGACTTCTGGTGGGAGCTGGCCGCGCTGGTGACCATCATGCTGCTCGGCCACTGGCAGGAGATGAAGGCCATCGGCCAGGCCCGGGGCGCGCTGAGCGCGCTGGCTGCGCTGCTGCCCGACGATGCCGAGCGCATCACCGGCGGCGGGGCGGTCGCGCGGGTCCCGGTCGCCGACCTGATGGTCGGCGACACCGTGCTGGTGCGTTCCGGTGGGCGCGTCCCGGCCGACGGAAGAATTATCGAGGGTACGGCCGAACTGGACGAATCCATGATCACCGGTGAGTCCCGGCCGGTGCCGCGTGGCGACGGTGACCGGGTGGTGGCCGGGACCGTGGCGACCGACTCGGCGATCCGGGTCCGCGTCGACGCGGTCGGGGAGAACACCGCCCTCGCCGGCATCGGCCGGCTCGTCGCGCAGGCGCAGGCGGCCGGCGGGCGGGCCCAGGTGCTCGCCGACCGGTTCGCGGCGATGCTGTTCTACATCGCCACCGGGGCGGCACTGCTGACCTTCCTCACCTGGTGGGCGCTGGGTGATCTGGATCAGTCGGTCGTGCGTACCGTGACGGTGTTGGTGATCGCGTGCCCGCACGCGCTGGGCCTGGCCATCCCGCTGGTGATCGCGTTGTCCACGGCCCTGTCGGCCAAGGCCGGCATCCTGGTCAAGGACCGCCTCGCCCTGGAGCGGATGCGCACCGTCGACGCGGTGCTGTTCGACAAGACCGGCACGCTGACCAAGGGCGCGCACACGGTGACCGGGGTGGCCGCCGCCGACGGACACGGCGACGACGACGTGCTCCGGATCGCCGGGGCCGTCGAGGCCGACAGCGAACACCCGCTCGCGCGGGCGCTGACCGCGGTCGCCCACGAGCGCGGGCTGCACGCGAGCGCCACCGGCTTCCGGTCCCTGACCGGCCGCGGCGTGCAGGCCACCGTCGGCGGGCACCCCTACGCCGTCGGCGGGCCGGCCCTGCTGCGGGAACTGGGCGTCACGGTGCCGGCCGAGCTCGAGAAGACCGCCGGGCAGTGGTCGCGCCGGGGCGCGGCGGTACTGCATCTGGTACGCCTGAGCGACACCACGGTCATCGCGGTGTTCGCGCTGGAGGACGAGGTGCGCCCGGAGGCCCGGCAGGCCATCGAGCAGTTACGGCGTACCGGGATCCGCAAGATCGTGATGATCACCGGGGATGCCCGGCCGGTCGCCGAGGCGGTCGCCGCCGGCCTCGGTTTCCGGCCCGGCGTGGACGAGGTGTTCGCCGAGGTGCTGCCCGCCGACAAGGACCGGGCGGTCGCCGGACTGCAGGCCCGCGGCCTGCGGGTGGCGATGGTCGGCGACGGTGTCAACGACGCGCCGGCGCTGGCCCGCGCCGACGTGGGCCTGGCGATCGGCGCCGGAACGGACGTTGCCATCGAATCGGCCGGGGTGGTGCTCGCCTCCTCGGACCCGCGCGCGGTGACCGGTGTGATCCGGCTGTCGAAGGCGTCCTACCGCAAGATGGTCCAGAACCTGGCGTGGGCGGCCGGCTACAACATCGTCGCGATCCCGCTCGCCGCCGGCGTGCTGGCCTGGGCCGGTCTCACCCTGAGCCCGGCGATCGGCGCGGTCCTGATGAGCGCCTCGACGATCGTGGTGGCGCTCAACGCCCAGCTGCTGCGCCGGGTCCGGCTGACGCCGCAGGATTCGCCGGCGGAAACTCTCAGGTCCGGTGGTCGCCGGCCGATGCCCTCCGACGCGTCACGGTGA